CATCTTTGCAGATTTGCAACAGCTAGCATCCTTAGCAATTCAATATGACAAATTCAGAACTGTCTGGAACTCAAGAAACATGGTTTGACTGGGGTGAGGCGGAAACCCTCCCATGTCAAGAAATCCATAACAACTGAGCAAACTCCATCTGCTAAGGAGGACAATGTGCTGCacgttttgtaaaaaaaaaaaaagaagatccTGAGTTCATTTTGAGTTCAAATCACTTTTTGAAATAtactttttgttctgttttacaaTAATATCTGTgttgaaagcatttttttacacTTGGACCCTAAAGTCAATTCCTATAGCAGAAGCcacttaaaaatacatttatagcGACATGGaattatttgatttattgtgaTTTGTCAAATGTTTCCTATAAAGTCCTATGTAACCCCAAGCACATGAAATATTACAAGATATAATCAAAGAATGACTTTTCACAAATCAGTTGTGCCCATATTTGTTTTAGAACTGTTGGTGTTGGATTTTTAGAACGCAGCCAAGGGGAGGCAACAGCAGGAAGGAGAATGTGACAACAAATGATTTCTTCACTTCAAGAGATGTACGATGATGTCTGAGAAATTAGCCAACAAGGGGGTGTCTCCTAGCACATGTATTCACCCTGTCCCGCACTGGGTGGATTAATTGAGCCTATTCATCACAATGACTGGATCAATTTACCCTTTGAGGACACCAGTCCCCTTTATACAAAATTAAGTGAATCAGATTTACCAAACTCCTCCTCTATACtccactccctctctctccctttttctcTTATCTGTCCTTTCTCTCTGCACCTTTTCTATATTCATCTAAAAGCCTTAGGGGGAGAGAGAAGGAGCACAAAGTATGTAAATAAAAAGAGAAGTACTCAATGCCAGAGAGTGATGAGAAATCCACTCCACGCTAATGGAATACAAAGACAACGTCTCCCTAATTTTCAATCCAATTATCTTATGATTAATGCTTTAAGGGGGGATTGTTCTACAATGTGGTCGTCATCCACTTCACCTGATTAAATAGCCAGGGCTTTGCCAAAACAATCACAGGGAGATTTGGTGCTGCTGCGAATTTTACTCAATATGGGAACTGCGGAGGAGAGAATCAGGCAGATTATAATTACATTGTTATGCAGATTACAGACATTGTCAGAGGTGGATGGTCTGAGTGTGTAGATGAATGTTGAACCAGCGCCTCCACCTCACTCAGACTCTTtagccttttttcttttttcattcccCATAACAATTTATGGAAACCATTGGATAATTGTCAAAGGTGTACATTTTTTGCCAGCCGCTGCTCATGTTGAACACACATGGGCAAGTGTCCAAAACAATATATACAAATGCAACATAATGAACTTTGCCTCCATAATGATTATGTTTTCTACTGGGAGCCAGCCCTACTGTATATTTTCTTGAGGTCCATCagtgctgaaattgaatttgcAAGGTTGAAACCAAACGTGATTTGATTTGTGCAATAATTAAATCTGATGTTTTGCATTGTGAAGGACAGATTTGTTGAGAAGCTTAACAGCAATGGACTGCCACACATGTGTAAGTGTCCATAGAGTTGTTTATGACTGCGCTGTTTATGTGGACGTGCAGTATTTCTGTGGATAATTGCGGCTACCACGGTGCGCCTGTGAGTGTGTTTTGTGCACACATGACCTTGAGCTGTCTGGATCTTCCTGACACACTAATCTTCAAGCTGTTTTTCAATGCCATCTTGCCTCCAGCATCAAAACATCATACTGACATGGTGCTATTTCTAGTCTTTGATTTCTTTGATGTATACAGTCCAGGTGAGGATGGGAAAGTTGAGCTTAACatcttgggttttttttaaccctctgaaccccaaaacctacCATGTAAGCttaaaaggcatgttatctttccaaaaaaataataattaaagctgcaagcaacTTTAAGTTCAGTTGGACATTGATTCTATCAAGATAATCATCTTGGGAGCGCTTAGATTTACACCGATACCCTGTGTGGGGATTGTGGAGCCACTGGTCAGGATAATCCACAAAGTTTTTGAGGGTAGCTTTTTCTTCAAAGAAAGTAATTCATATCAGGGTCTGTGGGTTTTCCAGGGTAAGTAGACACATGCTGTTAGATGCCAGATTATGATGCTGCAGATAAACACCACAAGAAGTAGGAACTTTGGTGAATCAACTGTTCAGAGACACTttagctacacacacacacacacacacacacacacacacacacacacacacgtttgtacttctatcttagtgaggacatccataggcgtaatgtatttcctagagccttaccctaaccatcacaactgatcgcctaaccctaatccttaccctaaccctaaccaaacctcaattcatacctgttctctaaaaacaagtcttcaccctcaaacatggctgtttcaaagtgaggaccggccaaaatgtcctcactttgtaaaaatgtcctcactttgatagttaaatgcagaaaatggtactcaccatgtagcaagtacaagaacacacacacacacacacacacacacacacacacacacacacacacacacacacacacacacacacacacacacacacagttgggGCCAGAATTCTTGTAATAATGAGTGAATGTGAGCCGTTTCCCTCTAATAAATATCTGCAGATACACCAACCACATTGTCCTGAAAGATAGTCGAGACAATTTGTAGACTCCCTGGGCCAAGTGAAGTAGAAAAGGCAAAATCGCTGAGGAGAAAAACACCCAACCGCAATCAAGAAAAAGTCGCTATTATGTAATAGGATGTCTGTATGCCTCGGAGCTGTAGCGACATGCCGCTATATGGAGAGAGTACTTAATTCCGGAGTCAGGTCTAGGCAGAAAAGGTAGCAAAGAATATCAAGCTCGGCAAGGGCTGGTTGTGGCCTTAGGGTCTATTTCAACCAGTTTGATTTGCTGTTGTTCCTGTATTCCTATCAGCTGGTCCTGTCTAACACCTAATTAAGTCTGTTGGACTGTATCTTATTTCTTACAAGGAAAGTCAATAGGCAGTAGCACAGAAGAGACAGCTGATTATGGCGAATCTACACCATAAAGAAGCACATTATGAACACTGTACCCACTGCTTCAAAAAAGTTTTTTGGATGTTAATAACTGTTGGTTTGTTAATTTTGAAATAACGCATACTGCATGTGAAGAATCGcttcctttctctgtttttctgctgtaataAACTTTACTTCACTTAAGAATCTACCACTTAAATAAATTAACCCGGCAAAAGGGCCTTCGTTATATGACTTTGTGAAACCTTTTTGATGATTAGGCAATAGAAAGGACCTGTCAGCATTTATCCACTCATCCATCACACTGCTCCTGGGTGGACTTTAATGACCTTTCATTCAGTATAGCCCATTGTGACTGAAACATGCACCAGTTCATGAATATTTCATTGCAACAAGCTAGAACTTGACCGTGTAACTATACAGCCCAACGCGCGACTCCTGCTTCTGTTTCACTGAAATGTCCGTTGTTTGTGTCATTGATCTTCGAAATAAAAAGATCAAAGATTTAAATGATGTTAGTTATGGACGCATAAAACAAAACCCTGCAACAAATTAAATTCCATTTAGTCAAGTGTATCAACAGTGTGAATAAAATATATGGCAACACGGTCATTTAATATGAAACCAATGAGCTCTAATTCATACAGATCAGCTGCCACACAGGAACAGCTGATATTTACTGTCCAGCGCCAAGGCAAGCTGTTACATGAAAGGACCTCTTGGCTGCATTGCAGATATAAAATTCATATTCTGTGGCCGAAGCTTgatcttcctccttctctctgcAACAGGGCCTGAACAGAATGTAATCATGGGAGAAACAGGGATCAGTCTCTTGCTCTACCTGCCACTCCGTATCTCTTTACTCTTAACCTTTTTCTgcaacaaatacagaaatgccTCTAATGTGGAAAGGTTCACCGAAAAGCGGCAATAAAAGTATGCAAATGTCGGCAATTTAAGAgagtgatttttcttttttttccctcccattGTTGCTGTGGTGACAGTTTCAGGACCATGACTCTTCCAGCTTCGAAGCAACTGTCAAACATCTGTTCACGTGTAGCAGAACAACAAACATGAGGAAAACACGCTATTCTCTGCGTCAACTCCATACAGCAGCATCTGTTTGTGAGCGCCATGCGAAGTATTTTGCGTCTTCCTCGATGCACAATGCATAAGCGAGGATGTcagaagaaatgtttcatctttttggtgaaatatcacCATCACTTGAGGTCGTTTCTGTCCTAGAGAGCACTCAGCAGTTGCTCAAACAAGCCCTTTTGGCTGTTCTGAGCTCAAGCCAGCTCTGTaatgaggagggaggagaattctggaagaaaaaaaaagagcaactgTGCCTCTCCCCTTCTGATATGTCTATTTCTGTATGTCCCATTCTTGTATGTTTCTCAGTACGTACAAGAGAAGgcgcacaaaaacaaaacacaaaaaaacatgaaagaaactgGCTGAATAAATAGGTGGTTGAGTGATCAACCAAGCAATTGAATGATTAATTCAACAAGAGCGTGAGCCAGGGGACTGATCAGCCCACTGACTGACAGTGAGACAGCTGAGTGATTGTCTGAGTGACTGATGTCCAGGTAAAGCTTTACTAGTTCTTAGCATACTAATCATGACATTGCACAGGCAGGGAGGGGAGGGTGAAAGTGACagatggagggggaaaaaaagagggagaaataaaacagagatgGAATTGCAGGAGGTGagcagagagagcagcgtgAGGCTTCGCTGGAGTGCAGTTCCAGGTTGTTCCTGATAAGGCTCGAACAGGAAATGACTATATGGAGGCACAGTGTCTCAAGTGGAATACTAAGAgactctctgtctctttctccttctgtaAGTCTTTAGCAGAGGACAGTATGCAACTGAATCCCTAATGCATTTTCTTTATGATTATTAGCACAGAACTCAGCTTTGTAATAGTCATACTGGACTGTGTAATTGCTCTAATTCTGAAGCCCCACACTCTGTTCTATCCAACGCAGAACTCAGCCAGCAGTATGCATTTCAGTGGGAAAAATTGGAGCACCATGCAGTAGTGGCTATTTATAACACACATTTGAGTTTAAGGCTGCTTCATAAAAGCCCTTGAAGGACAGGGGATGTTTAGATGGATCTTATGcttcagtaaaatatttctttctgCATCTGCAATGTTTGAGAGGCTTCAAAGGACACAATTTTAAATTCCAGCAGGTCTGCAGAGTAGCCAGCAGGGGGGAGTGCTGATCTCTGCTAAATgtgacagaacacacacacacacacacacacacacacacacacacacacacacacacacacacacacacacacacacacacacacacacacacacacacacacacacacacacacacacacacacacacacacacacacacacacacacacacacacacacacacacgttccaCAGCTCATCTTGAAATAAAGATTACTTACAGCCATATGATACAGTGTACACCTTGAACTGAATGTTTATGCTTCTTGGCCAGTTCTACCAGCCACAGTGGAGAGTTTTTGCTGTTCTGAACTGTCACCATCAAACGGCACTGACGTTCAAGACAAGGAGCCAACATAATTGTACTGAACTGCTGACCGATCATCTTTTAAAACTGGCAACAGTTAGATGCACACATACAGGTTTTTTGTCAAAGTCCAGTGTCAAGGTTTGGAAATCTGTGTTCCTGCAACCCAACCAATAATGGCATATGTTCACCTACGCATATGTGCAatgaacacacaaaataaaggaACATTTGTATGCAGTATGGTACACCATCTTGTCTCCAAAGCACACAATATTTGCTGAAGATGTAAGAGCAgctaaaacaaaatgactgattcTAAAAAAACACCACTGCCTTATGGCGCATCTAGACGGAAAACCATTTTggctatgtttttctttcatccaTCTCACACGATGTACCCATTTTAATCAGCCCAACTGTCTACATTCGTGCTTTAAAAGTTTGCAGCAGTAAGAGGAATACAACAAAGACTCTTTAAGATGATTTTACACTATATCTTCTTTTGAAGTAATACGAAAAGTAAAACCCAATGTATATGCTCAtttcattaaaagtaaaaaatttaCTGAGCTTGACTGACTGTGGCCAGCTGGATACCAAACATGGATCCCACCCTTATTGATAAGGAAAACCTAAGGTCAGGAATAAATGTGCTAGCTTTAAAGCATTAAATGAAGGCAGCATTGAAGTTCACAGGTAGGACTCtctttgaagaaaaacacactgcaagAAATCACTGCTCTTTGATTGGCAACACAGCTGTTTTACAACCAATGTGACTTAAACCACACTGCTTATTTGGTTGAAAAATCCGTTAATTCTTGAAATAaccactctctctttctcaacTTAGAGAACTTTATTTTCTAGGAAACATAATTTATCATCCGATCACTTGAAAACAGCTTGCATACAGAGAAGTCACAACACAGCAGATCTCAGGCTTATTGTTGGAGTCGAGGGAGAGGTTGCACGTTCAGTTAGCTGAGAAGCTAAGCCACGCTAAGCAAGGCTAGGTAAATAATGGCAGGGCTAAGTGCTGGCGTCTGAGTTGACTTTTTATCAGTTGCAGTAGGCGGACAGGTCATAGATGCTGCAGGGCCGGGCACAGCACTGCTCCACAATGTTCGGCTTCACCAACATCTCCATCGCGTCGTTAAAGGCAAACTCCGGGGCTTCGTTCTCGTCCCCCGCTGATGCTGCTCTGCCTGCTTTTGGTGGAAGGAATCCTGATGGGACAGACAGTTAAGGGCAAAAGTCATCATGCTGGTTTAGAGTTAGCACACACAAAGCTTGGAGGGATTGAACTGAGGCCAgggttgtaaaataaaatgctctAAAATATGCTACTTTGAATTGTTGCTAAGATGTGGTTATTGTGGGGTTTAGAAACCTAATGTGATGCTGTAAGTGTTAAGTGTTTTGCTGTTGGTAGTCTCACGCAGCGTCCGGCCGTTGTTGCTCCCAGGGTTGTAGGAAAAACCATTTTCCCAACAGACCAAGTAAAGGGCATCGACCAAGTGAGCGCCACACAGGTGCTGTGTGGAAATGGCCTGGGAGCCTGGGCACGATGTGACCAGTAAGACCAACAGGGCGGCAGTGTGTAGCCACAGCGCTGCCATAATGGAGAACAGCtggacacacaaacattttttaatgaggAAATAGCAGCAGGAAAGCGATGCAGacataaattaaataatatgAAGCAGGTGAATGATTTAGGAGAAAAATCAAGAAGGGATACAGATAattgatgaagaagaagagtgGGAAAGGAAGATCATTTAAAGTGGATGGAAGGATCAACAAGAGGgagcaaaaaagaagaagcagcagtcaGAAATGCAGAACATGTAGAGGTGTATAAATGGGCAGAAGACGGCAATGAATTacagaaggagaaggagaagaaaaagatggaaaaagctcACCTACAAAGTTGGAAGAGTTGGAGATGGATGAAGTGTAGAGGATCAGTATTGGGGCTTCTACGAACCAGCTGGTGTGACGCTGAACTGAGGGCCCCTTCTCCATTAATACTCCCACCAGCACCTGGACACGCCCGCTGTTGTGCATGTCTGCAGACGAATGAGTTGATGTTTAGGTTGCAAGTCAGCAGATGTTATGTGACAGTTTAGTTCTGACTGACCGGTTTGTCGGACACACTTTGCAGCACTTAGTAAAACAAACCGAGCTAATGATCCAACATGATCTGATCACCTCTTACTGAAAAATACTCAGCACCTACCAGCTTCATTTCTGTTGAGCAGCAGGCCACCAGTACCCTAATGTATTATTCAAGACAGGCACAGGGCCACAGAGAGAGAGTTTATtctaaaacacacaatttgaaAGAGAACTTTTTGGTCCAATTTCCACACACCTTTGCAAAAAAGCTGCAATTTTATCCCAATTTTCTTTCTCTCGATGAATCCAACTATCCTCACAACAGTACCTCAAATAAGTCCTCTGTTTTCCATTTCAAATTATGCAGAAGGTGTATATTGCCCTTAAGCACTACAGAAAAAGTGATTCCCTCATTTTAGAAACTGACACCTTTAGACTACAAATGATCTCCTGAAATATATGATGTTTGGTCTTACTTAACGTACTTGCTTTAAATGGGTAGACGTCAGTGGACAGTAAAATATTACACTCACATGTGTGCTGAATCATTCATTCCAAAAGCATGGTAATTAAAATGCACTACACCAGCTCCTGCTCTTTTCTGGGAGGCTTGTTCCAAGATTTTGCGAGTCTGGCTACAGGCATCTGCTCTCAGTCGGAGCATTATTGAAGTTGGCCATTTGTGTTGGCCGATAAGGCCTGGCACACAGTTAGTGTAACCATTCATCACAAAGATGCTAGACGGGATTGGAAAGGACAGGGCTCTGGGCAGGCCAGTCAACTTTTTCCACACCAAAATgggaaaaccattttttttaggAACCTTGGGAATACTATATGCAAATTAGCACACTCTGCTGTGGAGCAGGTAGTAGAGCAGGTTGTTCAGTAATCATAAAGTTGGCGATTTGATCCCTGGGCCCTTAATATGTTGAAATGTGTGGGCAAGACATGACAACCACAAGATGCCCTTAATGCAGCAAAGTAACTTGCATGGCATCCTTACCAAAACTGATGTGTGAAAAAGACagtgtgaagcactttgtaaaaCCTAGTTAAGGTTAAAAGGTCTTACATAAGTAAAGATCATTACATTGTAGCGGGCTCATTTTGTAACTCATGACACCATCTTTTATAATCAAGACACTGTGGTGCGTCTGAAAGTTTTATCTATACAACGTATGGCAAGCATGGTGCTGTAATGATAAGTTAGCATAGACACCCTCTGCTGGGGCAAATGATGGCTGAGAACACCTGCATCTTAAGTACTATTTTCCGATAATAGGTTGCTCTGGTAGTTTTTGTAAACTGGTAAGACTCTTATCAAAACACTGCAACATGAAGAAGAGTCAATAGTAAGGGCAAGCAAAAGAGTGAATTATGTTGGGGAATTAGATTCCTATTGGCTTGAGGAAACACATAATCACTCTCGATCTAATAATACCTGAGTTAACAATGACAAATTGGGATTTTGATTGTCTACAGAGGTGGGAATTATATCTGTTCAAGACCCTGAAATGCTCCACTAAAAGGTGATAGTAGACAGTATAGTGACAGTAGAATGACTGTGTGGTTTCAGTGGTCTTTTTGAGTGGCAGGGATTCATCACACTGGTTAGCTGATGGCACAGAGCGTGATGCTCCCCTTCAAGCTTTCAGTTGGCAGCAAAAAGTGAGCATGGGTATTTTCTGGTTCAGGCAGGAAAGGTGTTTGGCAGGGTATTTCTGGCGAAATCAGCTTCTGGGTCACATTGTGAGGTATGTCATGACACATGCAGCCTAGATCCCAGTATTCCCATTTTATCCATTCTTGAAAAAGAAGTAATAGCACTCGGATGTccccttttttcttctctgtttgcCTCTGGTCTCAAATAGCAAGAAAAACCTGCCTGTCTTGTTATTTTAGAGAGGTATTCTAGGTTGTATTCCAGGTAGTGATCAGTAATCCATGTGGTCTGGATCAGTTCCATGTCAGTTCCTTTGCAGACGTAGGATTTAAAGGCTACTTGACCTGATCTCTTTTTTCTTACTAATCCTACTGAACTTGCTGGCCACCTGCAGCAACTTGGAGAGCGTAGCAAAACTAAGTACTGGTGAGATTAAAATGGTGCTTATAAAATATTGGTGCCAGTCTAGATTTGGCCTACAACCTGAATGGAAACCTATTTTTTTTGGCTCTGGCTCAATCACACATGAGGATTGGCTGTGGCAGCATAGATGGAGTTCATGCAGACTTAACTCAGTTTAATGCATTATTCACTGAGGTGCACCAAAAGCAAATAGTAATATGCCACAGCATCCCTTCACTTGTGCCATGCACCCCTGTCCTCCTTGGATCTGTGGTCTAATGGGAAACAATAGATGTGAATTaccaacattttttccactgatCCCACCTGCTTGCCTGATGTCAGAGAGGATTGataatttgttgcattttttccaCCCTAACATACTGGTTTTGATGGGGTTTCTAGAGTAGAGCATGGCAAAGTGCAAAATATAGTGTCTGGTGATATATTCAGtctatataaaataaatatgctaATCCAAGCAACCACATAAAATGCAAGAACTTGTATTATTAAGTAATCTAAATGCTGCTCCTTCAACTTCTTCTACTGTTATTATTCCTTCTTGGTTCAAACACAAAGCTTGGCAACGTTTGATATCTGCGTTAGTCCCAACCATGGCACAGATTGGTAAATCGTTAGCTCTCCCATGGCATGCATTGCTTGATGAACCGAGAAACTGCTGTTCAATGTCACGATGAAAACAATTCATTGAACCGAGTGGAGTATACCGATTGAAAGGTCGTGACCCAGGCAGCATCTGTGCTCCTTTTATCTAAAGCAACTAAGAAGATGCTCTGCATGTATTCTATGTGTTCTTTTGTAATTTACAATAAGCACCCATTCATGTATACGTACACTAGAAGCAGCAGAAAGACCATTCTTTTCTTGGTTTGGCTATTGCAGACTATTTAAGGATTCCTCATCTTGCTGAAGAACACTTTTGCCATGTTCATGCCGGGGGTTCAACCATCAACTCTGGTCTACCTCCTGAGCAACAACAATTGCACATTATGTTCCGCATTCCTCAAAGAGGTGGGAGATTAATAACCTTGCTAAGGGCAATTCTGCATTCTATTGCAGTAAAGCAAATTTGGCTGAGGGTGACTGCTGTGAAGTGTTAGGACAGAGAAGCCCTCTTGTAGCCTCCATCTTAATTTCAACACAGTCCATTCAATTGCTCAAGGGATAACAAGCTGCACTGACATCCATTCCCAAGCCTGCAGAGGTATGGCTCACACGGTATCAGCTGATCTCCACCCACATGTGCTTGAACTATTTATGTCCCCAAGGAATACTGAAGATCAAGACAAAAGTGTTGCCTAAATGCCACATTCCTGTTCTTAACTAAAAAAGTAGAAATGGATGTGAAAGCATCATGGTCTACAGTTTAGTGATAAGAACAAAGGCACATACTAATAGATTTATAATGTCAACCACAGAAATTCATCTTATAACCTATGGAgtcttgtgtgtatgtgtgtgtttgtgtgttaggaAGACACCATATGTGCATGCGGTAACACAAGCTGGAACatctttagtttttattatGCAACTGTACATATACATTACCAGTGAAAAGTTttgacacatcttctcattcagtgctttttatatattttcattatttaataaactacagattaatactgaagattaacagttttttgtttacagcataattccatatgtattcttttatagtattGATGTCTTCTGCATTAATCTAGGTGAAACATCTTGTGGACAAATCTTAATGATGATACACTTAAACAAATTCTTTACGGAACTGACATAAAACTTCTGTAACTTTGAACTTCATTCGTCCTGACTTTGAAATTGTACAGGATGTGAAACTTTGCACTCATAGTGAGTCTCCCTGGCTCTATTGTGTtatgatgattattttaaaaGCACTGGCAATAGCATATACATTCTGATTCATGCAACTATTATCCTAATGCTGCTTTCAGCACGACACAAAGGCCACTTTAGTTTCATCTGCTGTAGTCGTTCACTTTATGTGAGCCACTTAAAGATCTGTTGTCATTCTGCATAATCTTGCCTTGTGAGTTCCAGAGTTAGCAAAGCAGAGACaatgttttgcaaatgaaaACTGCAATAGATTTGCTCATATACATGACATTTCAAGCAATTAGCTGACATTTG
This genomic stretch from Acanthochromis polyacanthus isolate Apoly-LR-REF ecotype Palm Island chromosome 17, KAUST_Apoly_ChrSc, whole genome shotgun sequence harbors:
- the LOC110967364 gene encoding insulin-like; translation: MAALWLHTAALLVLLVTSCPGSQAISTQHLCGAHLVDALYLVCWENGFSYNPGSNNGRTLRFLPPKAGRAASAGDENEAPEFAFNDAMEMLVKPNIVEQCCARPCSIYDLSAYCN